The region CACAGTGGCCGAAAAAACATAATTGTAATGTTTTCGACAATAAAATTACTTCAGATTTCAAGTCTAACCGTCCTTACTTTTATTTAACTTGTTCTGTACAtgtaacatatttcaataaattcatgTTCCTTGAGGCCTTAGAACATAAGAGAAATGGAAATCACCTCGTAActgatttgttttgatgccaacattcgtctctctttgtctgacgggacactatagcagtagcgtaacatgatttgattaatttcgaaattatcaattcatgctcaaaaatagtttacaatgtgatttaatcataaattctttcgtgtttcaaaagggtcaatgttttttctcagtttaatgagtTAGCCATTATGAAGTAATGAAAAAAGGAGTCCTGATAAAGCAtccaacaatcaaatcaggacgcctatggctcgcacacacaatcggctagctcgattgtgattggtgacactaaacttccatctctcttgtattcgggatcgagcacaaatgctCACTTTCCATTCCTTAATCTATTTTCTAAGCTTGAGGCATaagctgctttccagtcaggtgcgtgtcaccccggggctcggcgcactagagctttgagcccttgctatgagtggaacgcgccaaaacgaaactgtcaaattcaacgaaaacaaaccagcgttctacagctgtctcgtactttatgcgaagtaacggtcttctttctctctcacacctgtcaggGCTCGAAGTCCAGCAAATGCTtcaggggaaaggggaaggtaacgcaagggctcgacgccctgtttactggaacactacaagtgcgcttTGGTACGCTTCGGAGCTGTACCGAGGAGCTCCTGACGTTGGCCGGAAAGCACCCAATGTATAAAGAATGGACCGTCATTTACAGCATGGATTTATGGATGTTGCTACTGTAGTCTGATTTGAGGATATTACAGGTTGCGTATATTGAGCGCTCAAAGTGGAGAAGTACCTTGATAGCAGATGGCGCTGAACCATTACCTCTAGATGGCGCAAAATAAAACGTTCAGTAGCGCGGTTGAAAAATGGTGGCATAACATTGGCAATAATTCTTATGATTAAGTTAACACCGGAGGAAATGTTTTGGGCatgaaactataattttttaaaatataatatataatatatttgtaTAGATTCATCCAAACAATTTTTCGCATAATCCTTGATAAAGATCCCATCTTTTTATATAAAGATGTTAGTATAGAAAATTTACATTGGTTCTTTGAAATTCATCTTGCATTTTCCATTTGGAATTTTTCCGTTGACTGAGGTTGATTTTTGTGTAACAAGCTCAGCCAAAAATTTACAAAGTTTAAAATAAAGATGATATACTTTTAGAGTAGATCTAGATTTTAGATCTAAAGAATTAAAATATTGTCTCTTCCATATACTATGCTTGAGGTAACgttcaaattatttgaaatcaaaGTACCTATGCTTTGATTCTCATCAAAACAAATACTCATGCAAATCGTAATTTAAAATGCACAATGATTCATAAAAACGTTATTCTTTTtccttatatttatttttaatgataaaatatgaatactttttaaataaatcactGAAAGACATCCTTTTTCCTTGTGATaatcctttgaagaaaaagtcTATATGGAAAAGTGTTTTCACTAACTGTTCTTGCAGTTCTTCATCTCCACAAATCATCAACAACCATACCAATTCCATAAGTGTTGTACTGCATGATGTATTAACAGCTTTATTGTTCACATTTGAGATTGAACTTGAAATCCAAGTGTTCAAATTCAAACATAAATTGTGTCAACAAATTAAAAGGCACTAAAGAAATCCTATATTTCCCATTTCTCACATCATTATAATTTCGTACAGATTGACACTCATCTGACATAGTTATGCTTATGTTGAATGAAGGAAAACccattattttgaaatcataTTTATACCTGCTAGTTGTTTTACATTGATAATGTAAAACAGCAAACTTAAGATCTTGACCGTTTtcataatataatttcaaaatgaaaatatcatcaacataaagaaataaataatctttAAAATCCTTATTTGAATGGTGAGCATAAGTGTTGTCTTGCTGAAGTAACACATCCATATGTTCAGCCTTCAAATGTTTTTTGAGATCACCATCTAATCCTCTCCATTGGCAATTTAGAGTCACACATTCTATTTCAATATACTCACAAAAAAGTTCATGCTCCTGAACAAGTTGGGCTTTACCAATAAAAGAGCAACCAAGCAATTGATTTACACATGGATAATCGAGATTGGAGGTGAAGCTTTCTAGGGTGAAATTTCGTCcacctgaaacaaaaacaaatatcaaCTTCAGGATTCATGGGATTGCACAATATTTTCCTTGTTTTTCCATTAAGCAGCCAGTTTATCTGAATCTAAACAACTGTAAAATCAACTCGATCAAAAATTGAGCAGAACTCATGGACCAGCACCTTTTTTTGATCAACTCACCTAAAAAGTTGCCCCGACAAATAGGACACATATTAACTCTTTTTGAACAAATCTCACAGATGTTATGTCCAGTTTCACATATGAAGATTGGTGGTCTTATATATTCACGGCAAATAGGACATTCCAATGATTGTAGTAGTTGTtgattaaattcatttttctcaGGATCCACTGCTTTTGTGACATTGAATGTTAATATTAACTCATTAGGGTGACTCAACATACTTCTATAATGATTTATATCTATTTCGAAGCCCTTTTCTggtttattcaaataattttcacaGAATGGTAGTACACCCTTATGCTGTATAATCACAGGATTGgtcattttttctttgttaattTCTATTTGACAAAGGAACGAATCACATAATTCTGGTGCAAAATCACCCATAATAAAACAtaaatgtttattcatttcatgattgaaaatcaatgaaattatgATAACCCTTCCCATTAACTCCCAGAAAATggtcttattttgaaaattttgagttatTTCAATCTTAGGTGGGCTACTAAacatatttttatgttttcgttTTATATGTTCTCCCAACTGAAGTGGTTGATCAACCCAAGAACATGTACTCTGGAAATAAGCATGTGAAAGGGGGCAAACAATAATGTTGAAAGGGCAAGTGTTTTCATGACATTCAATAGAGCCCCATTTTAACGTAACTTTACATCCAAAGGCTTGATAAGAACAGGGAAAAGTTAAATGCTTTgcaacttcttcaaaaattatctgCCTCTCTAAGGATGATCCTTCGTTTTCACTTAATATACCTTCATATGTACATCTACCACATATACTTCCAATAAAATCATTATGATAAATTGGAGCCACTGATAAGGGCTTATTgcaaattgaacatttcaggaGATATTTTTCTAACGATTTCTCCATCATAAAAAACTGTTGCCATAAAAAgtcatttctgaaaaataaaaataatatttgggTATCAGAGAACCTGTCCACCTGTCAAGTGAATTAATCAAAGCacagaattaaaaaataatatctaGTCCATAGACATGATATCatgtgatattaggtctatgatctAGTCAAATATTCTGTGGTACGCAGAAAATAGTAGTAGAGAGGGCAGTAGGGTAATTAATAACttgtatataaatgaaaactatTATATTTCCTTCGATATGTGCtctgatgaaatttttctcaagATAATTTTGAAGACTAGAATATGGTATTACTGGtagtttctatttttttccgtAAGTAGCGCTATTTAATAAATTAGCAATATTTCCATCGAAACTACAGCTTctgattaatttatttttgtaggtGGCgctatatattgaaataatcataTTTCCATGGAAACAAAACTATAATGGAATTTTATCTGAGCACCATAAAAAACGATgctgaaatcaaatgaaatacTAATGAGTTCCTCAAAATCCAAGATGGCTCATTCCTTAAAAAATCGCCAGTTTTATCTCAGACCTCTTCGAGAGAGAGAGGACAGTGTGGACGCATCAGCTTTTCTAGACATCCGAGGTATAGTCAGTGAGGTGTATATTACATACTGTTAAGTAGGTATATCTCCATTTGAGAATGATAAAATACATGAAGGTTTTTCTATAGCAATACACTTACATGCTCATAATTTGTTTCACAATGGGATTCATTATGATACAGATTTTTAACGAATAGAAACCCATATTTTAAGTTTTACCTTTTATTTCATATGAACATCCAAAATTTAAACTCTATGGGAGGAAAGAATCATCTTGCCGTTTTAAAAGAGTCCATTGAACTGACTTGAATTGGTGGCTCTAGTGTAGCTAGGGTGGAATTTCATAGGAAACGTCAAAAAGTACTGATATAGATAAAGCAAGAAGTGAATAAGGATGAAAATGTGTTCGTCTTCTTGGGGTTACCCTTTGGTTATACTAGCACCATTCTAGAGAACCTTTATATATCCTGTTCGACAGTTCTAAAATAAGAGATTATTCTCCTTATTCCTCCATACTCAACTCCTTTGGTTTTTGTGACTATTCTACTGGCTGCTTGACTTGGATCCCCTTGATTTTCAGTAAACTCTTCAGTTATAAAATTCATCTTGTTTGTGTCGTTGGAGAGAAATTTTGCCTGCGTAATGGTGCTGAGGCTGTATTAGAAAACACACATTTAGTAGAGAGGTTCAGCAAAGAACGACGATGCTTTGATATTGATAGCTTATTCCACTAGGAAAACCATAAAAAACACTATGGTATTGCTCCCAAAGTGCCTTTTGATGTAGTTTTAGCAAATTGCCTGGAAAGTTGTTTCGCTTGACGTCGTGGGTATCTCGATTGATATTTGATTCAGGAAAAAGTTTAGGCTtacaaaattgtagaaaatttaaTTCTCTACTACTTTGATAATGAACGTTTTGGTCAAAAACTACTTAGGAAAGTCAAAGAATGCTGAGGTCCTTCtcccctcctcaagttagcacagggtcttCGTGTTGACAAAGTGCACATCACCCCGAACAagctgtagaagtttcattaagttcggaattttttcagcAGGCTCCACTTTTTTTGCTCTGTCTATTGGACTTAAGATCAACTTGAAATTAAAGACAATGCTTCGAATTgacattgaatattcaaatgcaaattttcatctcgatcgaatatgcaattttgaaatcaaCATAACAAAATTGCCATATTTACGAAATCCTTAGTCGAATTTCGTGCATTAACAAAATTAACTGTGGCATTGAGATTCGAACCTCCAAATTTCTATGCTTTTGCTTTCGAAGTTATCGAGTAAAGAGCCGGACATCAAATGGACGGATATGTGATCTGTGAGGTCCTTATCGTTTTCTACCTTGTCCGgttcaaaattggaaaatttcagaGATTGTGACGAAATTGTAGAGTGATTGGTTCGGAGGAAAAACGCTCATAAATACATACATCATACATACGGTCACTCAATTCACATCAActtaaaatatacaatttgtATCTAAAAACACCTGTCCCATTTCAGGATTTTAGAATCACCAATCAAACTGAGAATGTCAACAAATGTTATTCCGCCATTTTTGACAACTGTAGTGACACCTGCATTTGCTATTCTGAtataatcttgaaatgaataattgagTGTTTGAGTTCCAAAGATTACAGACTGGACACTGGTACAGTACCAATTACatgatttattaaaaaaatttatttatctaGTTACATCTCAAGATCGATTTGAGATGTTACTGAGAAGGCCATTATTAAGAGCTTAAAAATGTATATCTATATCTATGTATCTTGACTTGATGGTATCTTCATCTTGTCAACCTAAAAATAAAGGAGACTGCAAGCTAAATTCACAGGTTCTCAAAAATTCGTTTTACAACAATAACTTTGCTATAACTATAATACAAAATgatcaaaatataataaataatattcctcAATAGCAATCTAAATTGCTAAACTTCAAAGACATCTAGTACTTTTTAGTTTGTTGatttaataattataaataaataagacAACATGAATGAATggtggaaattattgaaaaacaatgAACGAAATTGGAAGTGTCAAATTTGTACAAAATATTTATCCGTTTTTCCAATATATCAACTTCCTTCTGACGATAAGGAATTTGTTTGTGGCAGATGTTTAAGAAGAAGTAATCAAGGTACCAGAAGTTTAAACATAGAAACGAGTAATTCACAAACCTTATTTGAGAATATCGCTGGGTTTCTTGCATTTCCATGTTCTTATGATGTTTTTGGATGTAAGGAAGAGCTTGAAGTCGCCAAAGTTGTAGCACATGAGGGCTCTTGCcctttcagaaatgttaaatgTCCTCTTAATAAAATTCACCAATCCCTTCTGTCACTTGAAGAAGTATGCGATTGGAAGGGTAGTAGCGATGATTTGGCTCTTCATataaaaacatatcataaaaattattttcgtgAAGCTCGACAATTTTCCTTACATGACAATAAGACCTCAttctattttattgaagatgGAGATTATATATTCATGGTTTTATTCATATACTTGCAACATGTGAATAAATATCTCGTTCCAGTTTATTCTACTCTGAATGAAATTGAATGTCGATATTTTCGATACCAGCTGGACGTACGTACTGATTCAAACTTTTCGGTTTCCTATCGAAAAGATTGGGTGGAAACCATACCTGACCAAATTTTAGAAGAAAGTTTTGataaaaatgatataatattAGATGTTACATATCTGAATAATTTCCTCAAAACAGATCATTTCAATGTAGAATTGCTgattaacagaaaaataaaaaaaaaaacgaaaactttGAAGATGAAGGTTCCACTTAATTCTGGAACTGTTTTATCAAgcaataaatacattttagacGAAGAAATACTTCATAAAATAGAATGTATGGTTTGTAAAGATTATATGGTACCACCAATATATTTATGCAAAGCTGGACACAGTGTATGTGATTCTTGCACTAAAATGATACAAACATGTCCCAGTTGTAGGGTTGAAATGACAAGTGAGTATCGATTATTTCTAAGGCTATAACCCTACATTAACACCACATTGTTCTAAAAAGTTTCCTTTACAATGTTTGGTTACATTATAAACTTACCACCATTTATTTGTTTGTCTTTTATAAACACTGACCgaataattgtttcaaataaatatttgatttgtttgtggCACTAGTTTGATTATGTATTCAtgtaataatttcatgaaactGTGTTTGTTGAGTAATGAAATAGTAGAAATGGATTTGTCTGTACATTTaagaaattcatgaaataataagATTGGTCGATAAAAGAAGACTAACAAAACCCAGAAATGAATTGTTTCAAATGTTTGTCCGTCTGTACACGCTAATCTCCGGAACATAGATAGGTACTAGATAAAATGGTTTTCTACCTCCAAAGCAAACTCCATCCAAAAGCAAACTTTCATCTCGATCGGTTTGCAATTTTAGGAAAACTACATTTCGAACGACGATATTTACCAAACTCTCAGTTTCAAAGTTTTAAAAGGCATTCGTTGTCAGCAAGTAAAATCTCGTTGTTTGAGAGTTTGGGACCATTTCTGGTTCATTTATGGCAAAACTATAGAGCAATCTGTTTCGAGAACGAGCGCTCGAAAGGATTATGCAGGGTGTACCCTGAGCGGTTGACTATTGCCTAGTGATGAATGCAGGTTATTTCAGGAAAGTAGCTTGTTGTGTATCCTAAGACGGTTATTTTATAGTTTCGgagatatagggtgattcatgaaaattggcctaaatttctgatatccatAATTTGATAATCAGCAGTCTGATTCTGTTTAATGATTGTTGTTTTGTTCACTTCACACAACCCTTCAAAACGTTAcatgaatttttaatatatcCAGGGCAGTagtcagattattgagttttttccgttagacttcgaaatctaattttttttacacgTTTTAGAGGAATATCGTTATTGTCATGAAAAAATACAACATTCAGTgtgattaattcaatttttacttcgaatgggacacttttcaaaatagtatcaaacgaaagaattcaTGTCTTATGTAACTTTTTTAAAATACAGTCTTGTTTTTAATTCTTTCGTGATGATTCTGAAACCCTTTCCGAATGTTGTAGAACGCTGCGTGAAATATTGATTAGAAACTGTGAATGCTTTTGAAACTAGGAATTAAAATGACATAACCATCCTGGAAAATGTAAACTGTGAGTTTTTTGCTTCATAGCaagaataaatattgaaaattaaatctttgagaaaatttaaacctaTTTATTTAATGGTGGCCTGTGCCATGGCCCATCCGCCCATGGCCATCAAGTTCACCCCATTTAACTTCTATCGATATATGTCATTCAAAACACTTCACGAGTTCAGTTGCTGCACGTCTGCAcaggcaaaaaaaaaacttgatgcGCAGATGTAAGAGACAACTCGATATGATTAGAAGAGCAATtaataatatcttgttgagaGCTAGGAAATGTGTAGAAATTGAAGGACTTCATTTccgaaatttatttttatatttctcttcCAATAATatgttatgaattgaaataaacagGTTTAAATTTTGGTGAACAGCAATTGAACTCAAAGTTCACATTTTCCAGAATGGTTAAGtcgttttgtttcaaatttaacTTCTAGTTTCAATAGAATTTACAGTTACACTCAGCAGATGCTGAGGGTTTtcgcatgaaaaaaaaatttgaaaagaaagctagaatatataaaatttcatgtgatAACAGTCAAAAGGAAAAAACTTAATAATCGGAATACTGCCCTGgatatattgaaattacatgAAACGTTTTGAAGGGTTGTATGAAGTCaacaaacccacaaaatttaaactaaatcggactgctgattcaaaagttatggatatcagaaatttaggccaactttcatgaatcaccctgaaTCTCCGCAACTAACAGTCTTAAGATACACAACAACAGAGCCGTATAGTTACCATTGCGCCTGTGGAAATATAATAGACAGCGCCCCCTccttttcgaagatttttttcaacCATTATAGtttttatagtatttttttgttcataattccAGTCATATATTTACGTTTTGCTAATCTTGTGATTATTTAATGCTCAGTACGgaaattctagggaaggctagcaatattttaaatgctTTCAGATTTTTCTGCATCACTCATTGCGTTGCGTATATAtaaaaccgagttgtgatctttcaaATGATTTCGcctggtgctccaatattttttcttttgaaaagaAGTTTCGTGCGAGTATTGTTCTAACCATATAAAAgtcaagcagaaaatcaaaagaaaaacataacatAATATTTCAGTGGAAACAAATCCAATCGAAGGAAGAAATAAAATCGGAGACGAAATAACTCCATAGAAAACATAGAAAATGTTATCTACCGTTGGAAAAACATAGCTAACGGAATAAAAATGACAGCCATAGCAAATCTAcagccacaaaaaaaaaacaataccaATCATTGATGATAGGAAAAATATTTGCACTTATAGATGAATGAATAGCGCATAAGACCTTCAACTCTGAAGAATATAAGAAAATTGATACACtatgtaaaataaaaataaagcaAGCTAAAGAAAAATGATTCGAAGAACAATGTGAGGCGATAGAAGAATACCAAAAGAAATACGTGAGGTTTAATACACATAAGAAAATAAAAGAGCTATAACAGGGACatataaaaaatctatttttggTCGAGAATATTTGGAAATTGAACTTGAAAAAGAGCTTGGTAATGAGTGCCAAGAAATAATTAGGCAGGAGATTATCTTAATGCAGATAGGCTGTGTGAAAAGCAAAAAACGGTAAAGCGAGTGAgataaattttcaatagttaCTTAAACTTAATACCGAATGCCATGTGAAACttaaacttttgatgatttttatagtttgataagaaatatcaatgaatcgaaaaatttatatacactgtgtccgtaaagtattgAACGAATTCAtgttcagctaaacagaccattttaagaaataatcctgaaacacgtcgattttttattttaatttaccgtattttaaaataataatgtaatatacagggtgaatcactttcgagtaatgacgtcaccgtcatttttttcaaatgga is a window of Harmonia axyridis chromosome 2, icHarAxyr1.1, whole genome shotgun sequence DNA encoding:
- the LOC123672583 gene encoding uncharacterized protein LOC123672583 isoform X1, whose amino-acid sequence is MNEWWKLLKNNERNWKCQICTKYLSVFPIYQLPSDDKEFVCGRCLRRSNQGTRSLNIETSNSQTLFENIAGFLAFPCSYDVFGCKEELEVAKVVAHEGSCPFRNVKCPLNKIHQSLLSLEEVCDWKGSSDDLALHIKTYHKNYFREARQFSLHDNKTSFYFIEDGDYIFMVLFIYLQHVNKYLVPVYSTLNEIECRYFRYQLDVRTDSNFSVSYRKDWVETIPDQILEESFDKNDIILDVTYLNNFLKTDHFNVELLINRKIKKKTKTLKMKVPLNSGTVLSSNKYILDEEILHKIECMVCKDYMVPPIYLCKAGHSVCDSCTKMIQTCPSCRVEMTRIRNYQLEDLVESIDYHCRNKKLGCSVPVPLREFKRHEQNCEYTAKDCIIGCPWHGNNIQMLSHLRKEHELLDLDEVIIFNIRSQRRKFLKIVIYNGHIFEFVVIYGISFPFIFSLHCLSYHLKYKYEIHLLDKSENNLDMIVNNLCPMLDVTCEKYIDVIADDVKIPFKLIQHLIDDNSELSLKLTITNVKK
- the LOC123672581 gene encoding uncharacterized protein LOC123672581 — its product is MMEKSLEKYLLKCSICNKPLSVAPIYHNDFIGSICGRCTYEGILSENEGSSLERQIIFEEVAKHLTFPCSYQAFGCKVTLKWGSIECHENTCPFNIIVCPLSHAYFQSTCSWVDQPLQLGEHIKRKHKNMFSSPPKIEITQNFQNKTIFWELMGRVIIISLIFNHEMNKHLCFIMGDFAPELCDSFLCQIEINKEKMTNPVIIQHKGVLPFCENYLNKPEKGFEIDINHYRSMLSHPNELILTFNVTKAVDPEKNEFNQQLLQSLECPICREYIRPPIFICETGHNICEICSKRVNMCPICRGNFLGGRNFTLESFTSNLDYPCVNQLLGCSFIGKAQLVQEHELFCEYIEIECVTLNCQWRGLDGDLKKHLKAEHMDVLLQQDNTYAHHSNKDFKDYLFLYVDDIFILKLYYENGQDLKFAVLHYQCKTTSRYKYDFKIMGFPSFNISITMSDECQSVRNYNDVRNGKYRISLVPFNLLTQFMFEFEHLDFKFNLKCEQ